The following proteins are co-located in the Syngnathus scovelli strain Florida chromosome 21, RoL_Ssco_1.2, whole genome shotgun sequence genome:
- the LOC137839803 gene encoding uncharacterized protein isoform X4 — MPRKSKKAQALKVSWQKRKNNTDSGSAGKPTAAKELMAIEPENSMEVMMSTSHDPVTCVLASYSQDHPKYTDSRNSQCAANSVTFLAFLQETDNVTSAHLDLVLDRGNELYVATVAMLKAEGRYEHHHLATDEIPSIVRGFHKQHVLIKYQSMYGLFNSSIADVAFMMLRDGLQCLVSEVNCALLVMNSLFIAVFQNQGRYGYFDPHARERDGLPLPAGAPHGTAVMMLFTRLNDLIDKLIQVFTLAGAAPTTQYELMPVSFQPIDNPSDREMATDGESSLMRTHNDDAMLSQSAAEMTQRVVTGESRPCASKHYESIEEAHDNSKVECTQQKQTRDVLKIAKSKRKTFERRTQAHKIIDKAMARVTKQETRRINTNLKKKESYSQTPEIRQRKKSYIVTRYQQDPNFRVKQKSFAVDRYCKHDTIKMKQRSYSKQKYSHDDEYRAKKCYSIKQKYSYNVEYRTRKCSYINQRYGHDDQFRNKQRSYIKQRYGHDDQFRNKQRSYIKQRYSHDDQFRNKQRSYIKQKYGHDDQFRNKQRSYIKQRYSHDDTFRNKQRSYIKQRYGHDDEFRRKQRSYIKERYALDPVFRSKQKENTSLVWKAKHDSSMKANANRTALKLLQKYRVINRLCKERNDCAIMKAVALFQVQVPDERKMEWICHTCHAHLKDGKMPALAGQQRAIRGNVVCVPSEVEETVNVLPRLRSRSQVLRVKLKRRLCYKGHQIFQTVTWSKLMSALIKLKQIHPQYRNITIRDDADLCDPTLADDESSSDGDEMNESDYNEEDLEAIHTFERDALCELNSDSQNDPCGNVQNQQSADNVEEGDAPNGGVILESCLQPNDVSEEIMSFTQGIYCVAPAERNNPVSFFRTPKLEAMAFPVQFPTGKNTLDEGRQVKLTPSKYFKTRLCCVDERFARDTNYLFFAQFVTEIYQATSSMRIQLRKGKPFTRDGRRINNAMLQDKREVEKLVRSKDAVRFMTPLRGTPAYWERTTKDLFAMIRQLGTPTFFCTFSAAEMRWEEVITAIKAQQGEVVNFAELDWATKCEILRSNPVTTMRMFDKRVEALFRDLILSPAQPIGEVVDYFYRLEFQHRGSPHIHCLIWVKGAPVFEEASEGAICEFVSRYISAQLPDPEKEPELYKKVTEVQMHSKSHSKTCVKHQGANCRFGFPKQPCETTMIITPVACENQDQQKEKQVVANDKLVRVQRLLNEPETSSLTLPQLLAKCKLTDAEYMECLYMTASKSSVVLKRDPKDCWVNNYNRHLLLAWDGNLDIQYILNAYSCIAYICSYISKAEHGLSQYLKSVIENSRNDNVNESDEMKQIMQAYSKKREVSAQECVARACGLHMKQSSRSMIFVQTSDNALKMSYPLSLLEGKTQESHEVWMTGLPDKYKCRPQTKDFEVMCLADFASTCRIVYGKQVKGKNVLRLLNDMGFVQKRKEKPAVIKYCKFSEQKNPEEYYCSLLKLYLPHRANCQLKSERCPSYQLFHDHACVQLPYSDSVERVCEIVKRNRERYEKHSKDIDDAIQEVEESGLVINEWCHLAPESELQRLECIEEINARDEPNDNAEENVPDYNVRSETTEISIVTEAAAIDPTVLRDMYRNLNQKQAAVFYKVRDWCIKRVCNSKPIEQFFYYINGGAGTGKSHLIKCIHAEATKILNRLPRLAEEADISKQTVVLAAFTGTAAFNISGTTLHCLLKLPRCLKPPYHGLGNKLDEVRAELSIAEILIIDEISMVSKDLFAYVNARLKQIKGINLPFGGMSVVAVGDFFQLPPVRQSKPLCVYDPTRLDHWRDNFKKITLTTVMRQKDDVAFAELLNRLRVKEKSDELSELDRALLATRYTSPEMCPSHILHVFATNKQVDGHNSAMLTLLHKDIVQIDADDYKKDKRTGRMARQTFPVQGAKSELPDSIKVALGARVMLTRNIDVQAGLCNGTFAKIVELVNYPNEARVQKLGLELDHVSNTARAANRVYIDRQEEKLKKAGVMRRQFPIKLAFACTIHKVQGMTTSEAAVSLKGVFEHGMGYVALSRVTSLSGLHILHMDERRLHANPEITAALAEMAEDSLESVMPLLNVMPSVDRANHLVVIHHNTEGLSCHVQDIRCHHELHFADVLCFTETHFQGSVADGRACLEGFTMFHRNRRDSYTNCPDLATKLGGGVGICVKSHIAAQEKKYIQGVTDIEFVVVKLEAPLNVLIAAVYRPPGNSLRTFLPSLGNLLRYLEVMDHHQILVCGDFNEDMLSASFKPILDLFRSTGYTQLITTATTDKNTLLDLIFVSRPQCALHSGVLQTYYSYHNPVFCVLTTER; from the exons ATGCCACGCAAAAGCAAGaaggcgcaagctctcaaagtaAGCTGGCAAAAGCGTAAAAACAACACAGACTCTGGAAGTGCAGGTAAACCAACAGCCGCCAAAGAATTGATGGCCATTGAACCTGAAAACTCTATGGAGGTAATGATGTCTACATCTCATGATCCTGTAACATGTGTTTTGGCATCCTACAGTCAAGATCATCCAAAGTATACTGATTCCAGAAACAGTCAGTGTGCTGCAAACTCTGTTACATTTCTAGCTTTCCTGCAGGAGACAGACAATGTGACCAGTGCTCACCTGGACCTTGTGCTCGATCGAGGCAATGAGCTCTATGTGGCTACTGTGGCTATGCTGAAAGCAGAAGGACGGTAcgaacatcatcatttggcaacCGATGAAATTCCATCCATTGTGCGTGGCTTTCACAAACAACATGTGTTAATAAAGTACCAGTCAATGTATGGTCTTTTCAATTCCTCTATTGCTGATGTGGCATTTATGATGCTCCGTGACGGACTTCAGTGCCTGGTGTCAGAGGTAAATTGTGCTCTTTTGGTTATGAATTCATTGTTTATTGCAGTTTTCCAAAACCAAGGAAGATATGGCTATTTTGATCCACACGCCAGAGAACGTGATGGGCTCCCTCTGCCCGCCGGTGCACCACATGGTACAGCTGTCATGATGCTTTTTACACGTTTGAACGATCTGATAGATAAGCTCATACAGGTTTTCACTCTGGCTGGGGCCGCTCCCACTACTCAATATGAATTGATGCCGGTAAGTTTTCAACCTATTGACAATCCAAGTGACCGTGAAATGGCGACTGATGGAGAATCGTCTCTTATGAGAACACACAATGATGATGCTATGTTAAGCCAGTCTGCTGCTGAGATGACACAGCGTGTGGTGACGGGTGAGTCCAGACCATGTGCTAGCAAACACTACGAGTCCATTGAGGAGGCGCATGACAACAGTAAGGTGGAAtgtacacaacaaaaacaaacacgagATGTGTTGAAAATTGCGAAATCCAAAAGGAAAACATTTGAAAGACGAACTCAAGCCCATAAGATAATTGATAAAGCTATGGCGAGAGTCACAAAACAAGAAACAAGGCGAATAAACACAAACCTGAAAAAGAAGGAAAGTTACAGCCAAACTCCAGAGATTAGACAACGTAAAAAGTCCTACATAGTGACTCGCTACCAGCAAGACCCTAATTTCCGTGTGAAACAAAAGTCGTTTGCAGTCGACCGCTATTGCAAACATGACACAATTAAGATGAAACAGCGTTCTTATAGCAAACAGAAATATAGTCATGACGATGAATATCGAGCAAAAAAGTGTTATTCTATTAAACAGAAATATAGTTATAATGTTGAGTATCGGACCAGAAAATGCTCATATATCAATCAGAGATATGGTCATGACGATCAATTTCGGAACAAACAACGTTCCTATATCAAGCAGAGATATGGTCATGACGATCAATTTCGGAACAAACAACGTTCCTATATCAAGCAGAGATATAGTCATGACGATCAATTTCGGAACAAACAACGTTCCTATATCAAGCAGAAATATGGTCATGACGATCAATTTCGGAACAAACAACGTTCCTATATCAAGCAGAGATATAGTCATGACGATACATTTCGGAACAAACAACGTTCCTACATCAAGCAAAGATATGGTCATGACGATGAATTTAGGCGTAAACAACGATCTTATATCAAAGAACGTTACGCACTTGATCCTGTATTCAGATCCAAGCAGAAAGAAAACACGAGTTTGGTCTGGAAAGCCAAACATGATTCATCAATGAAGGCAAATGCAAATCGCACTGCATTGAAACTGCTACAAAAATACAGAGTCATCAACAGATTATGTAAAGAGAGAAACGACTGCGCAATCATGAAAGCTGTTGCGCTATTCCAAGTTCAG GTACCGGATGAGAGAAAAATGGAGTGGATATGTCACACCTGCCATGCACATCTCAAAGATGGTAAAATGCCAGCACTTGCT GGTCAACAACGAGCCATTCGTGGGAATGTTGTGTGTGTACcatctgaagtggaagaaacggtCAATGTCTTGCCCAGACTAAGAAGTAGGTCTCAGGTGTTGCGAGTGAAACTGAAGAGACGACTCTGTTACAAAGGGCATCAGATATTTCAAACTGTCACTTGGTCCAAGCTAATGAGTGCCCTGATaaaactgaaacaaattcatcCGCAGTACAGAAACATAACCATTCGCGACGATGCTGACCTTTGTGACCCGACGCTCGCTGATGACGAGAGCAGCTCTGATGGAGACGAAATGAACGAAAGTGACTACAATGAGGAAGACCTCGAGGCAATCCACACATTTGAGAGGGATGCTCTTTGTGAATTGAACAGTGACTCACAGAATGATCCTTGTGGTAATGTGCAAAACCAACAGAGTGCTGACAATGTGGAAGAAGGTGATGCACCAAACGGTGGGGTTATCCTGGAGTCATGTCTCCAACCAAATGATGTGTCAGAGGAAATTATGAGTTTTACTCAAGGCATTTACTGTGTGGCTCCTGCAGAAAGAAATAACCCTGTAAGCTTTTTCAGGACACCGAAACTTGAGGCCATGGCATTTCCAGTGCAGTTTCCAACTGGAAAAAACACCCTTGATGAAGGGAGACAAGTAAAACTCACACCaagcaaatatttcaaaacacgTCTGTGTTGTGTGGATGAACGTTTTGCTCGTGATACAAACTACTTGTTCTTTGCTCAGTTTGTGACTGAAATTTACCAGGCAACATCAAGCATGAGAATCCAGCTACGCAAAGGTAAACCTTTTACCAGGGATGGTCGAAGGATAAACAATGCTATGCTGCAGGACAAACGTGAAGTTGAAAAACTGGTGCGCAGCAAAGATGCCGTCCGTTTTATGACTCCCCTGAGAGGGACGCCAGCCTATTGGGAAAGAACCACCAAAGATCTCTTTGCAATGATCCGACAGCTGGGTACACCCACATTTTTCTGCACATTTTCTGCTGCCGAAATGCGTTGGGAAGAGGTCATCACTGCCATTAAAGCGCAACAAGGTGAGGTGGTGAATTTTGCTGAACTTGACTGGGCTACCAAGTGTGAGATTCTGCGCAGCAATCCAGTGACGACAATGCGCATGTTTGACAAACGTGTGGAAGCTCTGTTCAGAGATTTGATCCTCTCTCCGGCACAACCGATTGGTGAAGTCGTTGACTACTTCTACAGGTTAGAGTTTCAGCACAGAGGAAGTCCTCACATTCATTGTCTCATATGGGTTAAAGGTGCCCCTGTATTTGAGGAAGCCTCAGAAGGAGCCATCTGTGAATTTGTGTCTCGCTACATCTCGGCTCAGCTGCCGGACCCAGAAAAGGAACCCGAATTGTATAAAAAAGTCACAGAAGttcagatgcacagcaaaagtcACTCCAAAACGTGTGTCAAACACCAAGGTGCAAACTGCAGATTTGGTTTTCCCAAACAACCGTGCGAAACCACAATGATCATCACACCTGTAGCctgtgaaaatcaagatcaacagAAGGAGAAGCAGGTGGTGGCAAATGACAAGCTTGTTCGTGTGCAGCGTTTGCTGAATGAACCTGAAACCTCATCCCTGACTTTGCCACAGCTTTTGGCTAAATGCAAGCTCACTGATGCTGAGTACATGGAATGTTTGTACATGACCGCCTCAAAGAGTTCGGTTGTGCTCAAGCGAGATCCAAAAGACTGCTGGGTGAACAACTACAACCGCCATTTGCTTCTTGCCTGGGATGGCAACTTGGACATCCAGTACATTCTGAATGCCTATTCGTGCATCGCATACATCTGCAGCTACATCAGCAAAGCTGAACACGGTCTGAGTCAATACTTGAAATCTGTTATTGAAAACTCACGCAATGATAATGTCAATGAGAgtgatgaaatgaaacaaatcaTGCAAGCGTActcaaaaaaaagagaagtgagTGCTCAGGAGTGTGTCGCACGTGCGTGCGGCTTGCATATGAAACAGTCCTCCCGCAGTATGATATTTGTACAAACGAGTGACAATGCGCTGAAAATGAGTtatcctctctctctccttgaGGGCAAAACGCAGGAGTCTCATGAAGTGTGGATGACTGGCCTGCCAGACAAATATAAATGCAGACCCCAAACGAAGGACTTTGAAGTGATGTGCTTGGCTGATTTTGCATCAACATGCAGAATTGTTTATGGCAAACAGGTAAAAGGCAAAAATGTTTTGCGTCTGCTGAATGACATGGGGTTTgtccagaaaagaaaagaaaaacctgcAGTCATCAAATATTGCAAATTCTCAGAACAAAAGAATCCAGAGGAATATTATTGCTCCTTGCTCAAGCTGTACCTGCCTCATCGTGCTAATTGCCAGTTAAAATCTGAACGCTGTCCCTCATATCAATTGTTTCATGATCATGCCTGTGTACAGTTACCATATAGTGACTCTGTGGAGCGTGTGTGCGAAATTGTCAAAAGGAACAGAGAAAGGTATGAGAAACACAGTAAAGACATTGACGATGCCATCCAAGAGGTGGAGGAGAGTGGGCTTGTCATAAACGAATGGTGCCACCTGGCTCCTGAGAGTGAGTTGCAAAGACTCGAATGCATTGAGGAAATCAACGCAAGAGATGAACCAAATGACAACGCAGAGGAAAATGTCCCGGACTATAACGTAAGGTCAGAAACAACAGAAATTTCCATTGTGACAGAGGCTGCTGCCATCGATCCCACAGTGTTACGTGACATGTATCGGAACCTGAACCAAAAGCAAGCGGCTGTCTTCTACAAGGTCAGAGATTGGTGCATAAAACGTGTGTGTAACTCAAAGCCAATCGAGCAGTTCTTCTACTACATCAACGGTGGCGCCGGGACCGGCAAATCACATCTGATCAAATGTATCCATGCAGAGGCTACCAAAATACTGAACAGACTACCACGGCTGGCTGAGGAGGCCGACATTTCCAAACAGACGGTTGTTCTCGCAGCCTTCACTGGCACGGCGGCTTTCAACATTTCTGGGACAACTTTGCATTGTCTGCTCAAACTGCCGAGATGTCTCAAACCCCCATACCACGGCCTGGGCAATAAACTGGACGAAGTCAGAGCCGAGCTGTCAATCGCCGAAATACTCATTATCGACGAAATTTCCATGGTGTCCAAAGACCTCTTTGCCTATGTGAATGCCAGGTTGAAACAAATCAAAGGCATCAATTTACCTTTTGGTGGCATGTCTGTTGTTGCTGTTGGAGATTTCTTTCAGCTCCCTCCCGTGAGACAGTCCAAACCTCTATGCGTGTACGATCCCACTCGGCTGGACCACTGGCGTGACAACTTCAAAAAGATCACGCTCACCACCGTCATGAGGCAGAAAGATGATGTTGCCTTTGCTGAACTCCTGAACCGACTCAGGGTCAAAGAAAAGTCTGATGAACTGTCGGAACTGGACAGAGCTCTGCTTGCCACAAGGTACACTTCTCCAGAAATGTGTCCAAGTCATATTCTGCATGTTTTTGCCACCAATAAACAGGTAGATGGCCATAACTCTGCGATGCTGACTCTGCTTCATAAGGACATTGTACAAATTGATGCAGATGACTACAAGAAGGACAAACGAACTGGCAGAATGGCGAGGCAAACTTTCCCTGTGCAAGGCGCTAAGAGCGAGCTCCCGGACTCAATCAAAGTTGCCCTCGGTGCTCGGGTTATGCTCACACGTAATATTGATGTTCAAGCAGGTTTGTGCAACGGGACGTTTGCAAAAATTGTGGAATTGGTCAACTATCCGAACGAAGCCCGTGTCCAGAAACTTGGGTTGGAACTTGATCATGTGAGTAACACAGCGCGTGCCGCTAACCGTGTGTACATTGACAGACAGGAGGAAAAGCTGAAAAAGGCTGGAGTGATGCGTCGACAGTTTCCTATCAAGCTTGCTTTTGCCTGCACGATCCACAAGGTACAAGGCATGACAACATCAGAGGCTGCTGTTTCGCTGAAAGGCGTTTTCGAACATGGTATGGGGTACGTAGCTTTGAGTAGAGTGACTTCGCTCAGTGGTCTGCATATTCTGCATATGGATGAGAGAAGACTTCATGCAAATCCAGAAATCACTGCTGCTCTTGCTGAGATGGCAGAGGATTCTTTGGAGAGCGTAATGCCCCTCCTTAACGTGATGCCGTCGGTAGATCGGGCAAATCACCTGGTTGTCATCCATCATAACACCGAAGGGCTGTCTTGTCATGTGCAGGATATCAGGTGTCACCACGAACTGCATTTTGCTGATGTTTTGTGCTTCACAGAGACACACTTTCAAGGATCTGTGGCTGATGGACGTGCCTGCTTGGAAGGCTTCACAATGTTTCACAGGAACCGAAGAGATTCTTACACAAACTGTCCTGACTTGGCAACAAAACTTGGTGGCGGCGTAGGTATTTGTGTCAAAAGTCACATCGCGGCCCAGGAAAAGAAATACATACAGGGTGTGACCGACATTGAATTTGTTGTGGTGAAACTTGAAGCTCCCCTCAATGTGTTGATTGCTGCCGTTTACCGGCCTCCAGGCAACAGTCTGCGCACATTTCTGCCAAGCCTGGGAAATCTGTTAAGGTATCTTGAAGTAATGGACCATCATCAGATCTTGGTATGTGGAGATTTTAATGAAGATATGCTATCTGCCTCATTCAAGCCCATTCTTGATTTGTTTCGCTCAACAGGTTACACACAACTCATAACCACTGCTACCACTGACAAAAACACATTGCTTGACCTAATTTTTGTCTCTCGACCTCAGTGTGCTCTTCATTCAGGTGTCTTGCAAACGTACTACAGCTATCACAATCCTGTTTTCTGTGTTTTGACCACTGAAAGGTAA